One genomic segment of Acinetobacter oleivorans DR1 includes these proteins:
- a CDS encoding methionine ABC transporter permease: MHDQLIDLLITGTVDTLLMVGASAFIAFLIGLPIAVVLVSTSEHGIHPSQKINQALGWVINITRSVPFLILMVALIPLTRWIVGTSYGVWAAVVPLTIAAIPFFARIAEVSLREVDQGLIEAAQAMGCNRKQIIWHVLLPEALPGIVAGFTVTIVTMINSSAIAGAIGAGGLGDIAYRYGYQRFDMQIMLAVIFVLIVLVMLVQATGDALAQQLDKRKV; encoded by the coding sequence ATGCACGACCAGCTCATTGATTTATTAATTACTGGAACTGTAGACACCTTACTCATGGTAGGTGCATCTGCGTTTATTGCTTTTTTAATTGGCTTACCTATTGCTGTTGTTTTAGTTAGCACTTCTGAGCATGGCATTCATCCGTCACAAAAGATTAATCAGGCTTTGGGTTGGGTCATTAATATTACTCGTTCTGTGCCCTTTCTTATTTTAATGGTTGCACTTATTCCGCTTACTCGCTGGATTGTAGGTACAAGTTATGGCGTTTGGGCAGCCGTTGTTCCATTGACGATTGCGGCAATTCCCTTTTTTGCTCGTATTGCAGAAGTCAGCTTACGTGAAGTCGACCAAGGCTTAATTGAAGCTGCTCAAGCCATGGGTTGTAACCGTAAACAAATTATTTGGCATGTGCTTTTACCAGAGGCTTTGCCGGGTATTGTGGCAGGCTTTACCGTGACTATTGTGACTATGATTAACTCCTCTGCGATTGCTGGTGCTATTGGTGCAGGTGGTCTAGGAGACATCGCATATAGATATGGTTATCAACGTTTTGATATGCAAATTATGTTGGCTGTAATTTTTGTGCTGATTGTTTTAGTCATGTTAGTACAAGCGACTGGCGATGCATTAGCCCAGCAACTTGATAAACGTAAAGTTTAA
- a CDS encoding SfnB family sulfur acquisition oxidoreductase: MTSYQSVQTKQTSVSGQAHIIQNDAEALEIAKQFAEQFKKTAVERDSKRILPYTEIDALSQSGLWAITVPKQYGGAEVSSHTVAKVIALLSGADGSIGQIPQNHFYALEVLRNTGTEAQKQRLYSEVLNGTRFGNALAEFKTKTSTHKQTNIRPHENGYLIQGEKFYCTGSLFAHRIQTLVLDDAGREYLAFVKSGSPGLKLVDDWSGFGQKTTGSGTVKFDQVFVDADDVIPFDTAFLQPTLVGPFAQIMHASIEVGIARGAFEESLQRVHQARPWIDSNVETANQDPLTIYELGRIAVDVRASEVLLKQAAQSIDAAKIETTPESIAKASIDVAKVRAHSSDIALKASSKLIELAGSRGSQSQDGLDRFWRNARVHTLHDAARWKYYFIGNYVLNGVLPPRRGTL, encoded by the coding sequence ATGACTTCATATCAATCGGTTCAAACTAAACAAACATCGGTATCTGGCCAAGCGCACATTATTCAAAATGATGCTGAAGCTTTAGAAATTGCAAAACAGTTTGCTGAGCAATTTAAAAAAACCGCAGTTGAGCGAGACTCTAAACGAATTTTACCCTATACCGAAATCGATGCATTGAGCCAATCTGGTCTTTGGGCAATTACAGTGCCAAAGCAATATGGTGGTGCCGAAGTTTCAAGTCATACAGTTGCTAAAGTGATTGCACTTTTAAGTGGTGCAGATGGTTCAATCGGACAAATTCCACAAAACCATTTTTACGCTTTAGAAGTCTTGCGCAATACAGGTACAGAAGCTCAAAAACAACGTTTATATAGCGAAGTATTAAATGGCACTCGTTTTGGTAATGCACTTGCTGAGTTTAAAACTAAAACTTCAACCCATAAACAAACCAATATCCGTCCGCATGAAAATGGTTATCTCATTCAGGGTGAAAAGTTTTACTGCACAGGAAGTTTATTTGCTCACCGTATTCAAACCTTAGTTCTAGACGATGCAGGTCGAGAATATCTAGCCTTTGTAAAAAGTGGTTCACCAGGATTGAAACTTGTTGATGACTGGTCTGGCTTTGGGCAGAAAACCACAGGCAGCGGCACAGTTAAATTTGATCAGGTTTTTGTCGATGCAGATGATGTTATTCCTTTTGATACTGCATTTTTACAACCAACCTTAGTGGGCCCTTTTGCTCAAATTATGCATGCATCAATTGAGGTAGGCATTGCACGTGGAGCCTTTGAAGAAAGCTTGCAAAGAGTGCATCAAGCCCGCCCATGGATTGATTCAAATGTAGAAACGGCTAACCAAGATCCTTTAACGATTTATGAATTAGGACGCATTGCCGTAGATGTACGAGCAAGTGAAGTGTTATTAAAACAAGCTGCTCAATCAATTGATGCCGCAAAAATTGAAACCACACCTGAAAGCATTGCAAAAGCTTCAATTGATGTGGCCAAAGTGCGTGCTCATAGTAGCGATATCGCACTCAAAGCATCTTCTAAGCTGATTGAACTTGCAGGAAGCCGTGGTAGTCAGTCGCAAGATGGACTAGATCGTTTTTGGCGAAATGCACGCGTACATACCTTACATGATGCTGCACGATGGAAATATTACTTTATTGGGAACTATGTTCTTAACGGTGTTCTACCACCTCGTCGGGGGACATTGTAA
- a CDS encoding methionine ABC transporter ATP-binding protein — protein sequence MTMVSFGSQVDFSLPHIKIRGLNKFYQSQGQKLHALKEINLDIPQGKILGIIGKSGAGKSSLLRTLNGLEQVNTGSIHIHQQNIAELSHSELIQTRQRIGMIFQHFNLMSAKTVWENVALPLKVSNYNKADIDQRVNEVLALVGLADKSGHYPSQLSGGQKQRVGIARALVHHPEILLCDEATSALDPESTATILALLKKINQELGLTIVLITHEMQVIREICDQVVVIDQGEIVEAGQVWSVFSRPEQQITQELLNLEQITLPFKITPLPDEDSTHIIVKLKYEAEAHQVPDIQELLARFKAPVNLYQSQVDTIQGHIIGSLLVGIPNVEIDLSSIRQDASTAIAQFEVLGYARPAH from the coding sequence ATGACGATGGTGAGTTTTGGATCACAAGTTGATTTTTCTCTGCCCCATATCAAAATTCGTGGTTTAAATAAGTTTTACCAATCGCAGGGTCAAAAGCTGCATGCTTTAAAAGAGATTAACCTTGATATTCCTCAAGGTAAGATTTTAGGCATTATTGGTAAAAGTGGTGCGGGAAAATCTTCCCTACTCCGCACGTTAAATGGCTTAGAACAAGTGAATACAGGCAGTATTCATATTCATCAACAAAACATTGCTGAATTGAGTCATTCCGAGCTCATCCAAACTCGCCAACGTATTGGAATGATTTTTCAACATTTCAATTTGATGTCTGCAAAAACGGTCTGGGAAAATGTGGCATTGCCCTTAAAAGTTTCCAATTACAACAAAGCAGATATCGATCAACGTGTAAATGAAGTTCTGGCACTCGTAGGTCTTGCGGATAAGTCTGGTCATTATCCATCACAACTTTCGGGCGGACAAAAGCAACGTGTCGGTATTGCACGTGCACTTGTTCACCACCCTGAAATTTTACTGTGTGATGAAGCAACCTCAGCACTTGACCCTGAAAGTACCGCCACTATTTTGGCTTTACTTAAAAAGATTAATCAAGAACTTGGTCTAACGATTGTACTCATCACTCACGAAATGCAGGTGATTCGAGAAATTTGTGATCAAGTCGTGGTGATTGACCAAGGTGAAATTGTCGAGGCTGGACAAGTTTGGTCCGTATTTTCACGACCAGAGCAACAAATTACTCAAGAATTGTTAAACCTTGAGCAGATCACTCTGCCATTTAAAATCACTCCACTTCCCGATGAAGATTCGACTCATATTATTGTAAAACTGAAATATGAAGCTGAAGCACATCAGGTTCCAGATATTCAAGAACTACTTGCTAGATTTAAAGCGCCCGTCAATTTATATCAAAGTCAGGTCGATACCATTCAAGGGCACATTATTGGTTCTCTTTTAGTCGGTATTCCTAACGTAGAAATTGATCTTTCATCTATACGACAAGACGCATCAACTGCAATTGCACAATTTGAGGTACTTGGCTATGCACGACCAGCTCATTGA
- a CDS encoding MetQ/NlpA family ABC transporter substrate-binding protein, translated as MAQTASKKWLGVGLVVVVLFVALFFWNKHRQSGSNELVIGISPPFAKTLQAAADEAKQQGLNVKLVEFSDWNTPNITLNHGDIDANFFQHQPFLDNAIKETGFKLKAFAVGAASHVGLYSKKYKSLDELPQNARVVIPNDPVNQGRALLLLQQAKLITLKDSNNHLSALKDVVSNPKNLQFIEVEGPQTARAIDDVDLAFGYPHYLRLAKTADPDSALLLDDNTNKRYAILFVVRDDYQDKGDKLKKFVEIYQNSPKVKAVLDAEIGPKLWFPGWK; from the coding sequence ATGGCTCAAACAGCCTCTAAAAAATGGCTAGGCGTAGGCTTAGTCGTTGTAGTCCTTTTTGTTGCTTTATTCTTTTGGAATAAACACCGTCAAAGTGGCTCAAATGAACTTGTGATTGGTATTAGTCCACCATTTGCAAAAACTTTACAAGCTGCTGCCGATGAAGCAAAACAACAAGGTTTAAATGTGAAACTGGTTGAATTTTCTGACTGGAACACACCAAATATTACCTTAAATCATGGGGATATTGATGCCAACTTTTTCCAGCATCAACCGTTCTTAGACAATGCAATTAAAGAAACTGGCTTTAAATTAAAAGCATTTGCAGTGGGTGCAGCATCACATGTGGGACTTTATTCAAAGAAATATAAAAGCCTTGATGAATTGCCACAAAACGCACGTGTAGTCATTCCAAACGATCCAGTGAATCAAGGTCGTGCCCTACTACTTTTACAGCAAGCTAAATTAATTACGCTTAAAGATTCAAACAACCATTTATCTGCACTTAAAGATGTTGTTTCAAACCCTAAAAACTTGCAATTCATTGAGGTTGAAGGACCCCAAACTGCTCGTGCAATTGATGATGTTGACTTGGCTTTTGGCTACCCACATTACTTGCGCTTAGCAAAAACAGCTGACCCTGATAGTGCTCTTTTACTTGATGACAATACCAATAAACGTTATGCAATTTTGTTTGTAGTACGTGACGACTATCAGGACAAGGGCGACAAATTGAAGAAATTTGTTGAGATCTATCAAAACTCGCCAAAAGTTAAAGCTGTATTAGATGCTGAGATTGGGCCAAAACTTTGGTTCCCTGGCTGGAAGTAA
- a CDS encoding LLM class flavin-dependent oxidoreductase, translated as MTDFKAKEILLNAFDMNCVGHINHGLWTHPRDESHRFNELSYWTEQAKTLESGLFDGLFIADITGVYDVYQNGIDLTLKESIQLPSHDPSTLISAMAAVTQNLSFGVTVNLSYEHPYQFARRFASLDHLTQGRIGWNIVTGYLDSAERLIGQKGLKDHDARYEQAEEFLELCYKYWEGSWENDAVKKDKARRVFTDPSKVHTIHHQGKYYQSEGVFQVSPSVQRTPTLFQAGASPKGMQFATRHAECVFIGGDKPEKIREQVKKIRALAEQQGRSADDIKVFVGITVVVAETHDLAVQKLNEYRQYASPEAGLAHFASSTGIDLSKFADDEAIPYQKSNSIVSITEKFKEQQITKNDLKAQHVLGGRYPLIVGSGEEVAEYLIHLLDETDIDGFNLTRTVAPESHHDFIRLVIPELQQRSRYKTAYKTGSLRNKIFNRGDQLPKQHPVQAFRCSPYNNSKDLTTIEEITA; from the coding sequence ATGACAGACTTTAAGGCGAAAGAAATTTTATTAAATGCTTTTGATATGAACTGTGTTGGGCATATTAATCATGGTTTATGGACACATCCACGTGATGAATCACACCGCTTTAATGAACTGAGCTATTGGACAGAACAAGCCAAAACTCTAGAAAGTGGTTTATTTGATGGTTTGTTTATTGCAGATATTACAGGTGTGTATGACGTCTATCAAAATGGTATTGATCTGACTTTAAAAGAGTCCATTCAACTCCCGAGCCATGATCCATCTACACTCATTTCTGCTATGGCAGCAGTCACTCAAAACTTAAGTTTTGGGGTCACTGTGAACTTAAGCTATGAGCATCCGTATCAATTTGCCCGCCGCTTTGCGAGTCTCGACCATTTAACTCAAGGTCGTATTGGCTGGAATATCGTTACGGGTTATCTAGATAGTGCGGAACGCTTGATTGGTCAAAAGGGTTTAAAAGACCACGATGCCCGCTATGAACAAGCTGAAGAATTTTTAGAACTTTGCTACAAATATTGGGAAGGTTCATGGGAAAACGACGCAGTAAAAAAAGATAAAGCACGGCGTGTTTTTACAGACCCTTCTAAAGTTCACACCATTCACCACCAGGGAAAATATTACCAAAGTGAAGGTGTTTTTCAGGTGTCTCCTTCTGTGCAACGCACCCCAACACTCTTTCAAGCAGGTGCTTCACCCAAAGGTATGCAGTTTGCGACTCGTCATGCTGAATGTGTATTTATTGGCGGCGACAAACCCGAAAAAATACGCGAACAAGTGAAAAAGATTCGTGCTCTTGCAGAACAGCAAGGCCGTTCAGCAGATGACATTAAAGTCTTTGTCGGTATAACCGTTGTTGTTGCCGAAACACATGATCTGGCTGTACAAAAACTTAATGAATATCGTCAGTATGCAAGCCCTGAAGCAGGCCTCGCGCATTTTGCGAGTTCAACTGGTATCGACTTAAGTAAATTTGCCGACGATGAAGCGATTCCTTACCAAAAAAGTAACAGTATTGTTTCGATTACCGAAAAATTTAAAGAGCAACAAATCACGAAAAATGACTTAAAAGCTCAGCATGTTTTAGGTGGTCGTTATCCCCTCATCGTGGGTAGTGGCGAAGAAGTTGCTGAATACTTAATTCATCTTTTAGATGAAACAGATATTGATGGCTTTAATTTGACACGTACAGTTGCACCTGAGTCTCACCACGACTTTATTCGCTTGGTTATTCCTGAGCTACAACAACGTAGTCGCTATAAAACTGCATATAAAACGGGTTCACTACGGAACAAAATCTTTAATCGGGGTGATCAATTACCAAAACAACACCCTGTTCAAGCGTTCCGATGTAGTCCCTATAACAACAGCAAAGACCTAACAACAATTGAAGAAATAACCGCTTAA
- a CDS encoding MetQ/NlpA family ABC transporter substrate-binding protein yields MAIQFKQHKPWLLGITIIIVVLGLVGYRYIKNKQADDVLTIGISPPYAELLQSVANEVEKQGVHVKLIEFSDWRAPNVAVQNSDIDANFFQQSVFLRNAVKETGYDLHAFAVGSGSHVGLYSKKYKSLKDLPSNARVAIPNDPVNLARALILLHRAGLIQLKDINNELSTTQDIIANPKQLSFVEVEGPQTAHAYNDVDLIFGFPHYLKMAKVTDPHSALFLDPIDKKYAILFVTRRDYQDKNQKLATFVKAFQNSKQAQDILDKDFGQGMWFQGWK; encoded by the coding sequence ATGGCGATTCAGTTCAAACAGCATAAGCCTTGGTTACTCGGAATTACGATTATTATCGTAGTTCTGGGCCTCGTCGGTTACCGTTATATTAAAAATAAACAAGCCGATGATGTTTTAACGATTGGCATTAGCCCGCCTTATGCTGAGTTATTACAAAGCGTTGCCAATGAAGTAGAAAAGCAAGGCGTGCATGTCAAACTCATTGAATTTTCTGACTGGCGAGCACCAAATGTTGCCGTACAAAACAGCGATATTGATGCAAACTTTTTCCAGCAAAGCGTATTTCTACGTAATGCTGTAAAAGAAACGGGTTATGACTTACATGCATTTGCCGTGGGCTCAGGAAGTCATGTCGGTTTATATTCAAAAAAATATAAATCACTTAAAGACTTACCTTCAAATGCACGTGTTGCTATTCCAAACGATCCCGTCAATTTAGCTCGCGCTTTAATTTTATTGCACCGTGCAGGTTTAATTCAGCTTAAAGACATTAATAATGAACTTTCAACCACTCAAGACATTATTGCTAATCCCAAACAGCTGAGCTTTGTTGAGGTTGAAGGTCCTCAAACCGCACATGCATATAACGATGTCGATTTAATTTTCGGCTTCCCTCACTACTTAAAAATGGCAAAGGTAACCGACCCACATAGCGCATTATTTTTAGATCCAATCGATAAAAAATATGCAATTTTGTTTGTGACCCGTCGCGATTACCAAGATAAAAACCAAAAACTTGCAACCTTTGTTAAAGCATTCCAGAACTCAAAACAAGCACAAGATATTCTGGATAAAGACTTTGGCCAAGGTATGTGGTTTCAAGGCTGGAAATAA